TTGCCCTGGGCGTGGCGCTCGAGCCGTTGCTGATAGGGCTGATCGAGGTGCTGGCGATTGCGGGAAAGAACGATGCCAATATCCTGAAAGACATCAAGACGCTGGGCAAGCACTGAGCCTAGCGCTACTGAACGAATTGCACGTACGTATCTGCTTTGTTGAATGGGCCATGTTGTGCCGTCTGGTGAGAGGGAGCGAAGGCGCACGCGGCAGATGGACAGCCCCCGCCACGGGACAGTGTTGTGTATATAATGACCTAGTTTGATGAAAATGCTTTACAGGGCCGCAGAGCCCGCTGATTTGCGCACATTGCTCACAAACAGTGCGTTCCAAACAAATGATGCTGTTGCGTTCTGTTCGTAGGGTGGAAATCGAAACATcgattgatgtctggtggttgctTCGCGCGGGGCTGCAGGGATCAATCTATTGATCGTCCCCGCGTTCACGTTcatgcaccagacacaaGAGGCAGGTGGATCAACAGAGAGCGCTTGAGGGTgtgggtgatgatggcgacggcgacggccgccCGACGCCATCGAGGAAGGACCCAAGGCTTGGGCTTGATTAGCAAGAAGATTGATGCCGGATTGGTTCAATGCTACGGGTATGGAGCCTGGACTTCAACcctgaccagttgacgcctAGTTGACCAGAGTCCGggcgccaacattgaaccgccCAGGTACCTGGACTCGGGACGACGGCGCCCGGCAACGCCATGAGACATCGGTCAAGGCCCAGGTGCCAGTCTCGCTCTCAGACCCACTTCGTCACATCGCTGTCCATCGTCGTCACCGCCGTCCAGGACTATCCTCTCCTCCCCCAACTCCCTTCCCCTTCTCCATTCGCATCACTTGCCGCTAACCAGACTCTGCTGTCCCGAATCCCACCACACTCATTGCACCCTCCTGCTATTCATAGCGAACAATGACGAGACGGACGCCTCTGCCCAGCCCCCAGTCTTCTGTGCTGCCGTTGCGCCAGCCTTCCgcgccagctccagctccagctccagctcccgtcaccaccacgaTAACAACCGCATCCCCCAAATCAAAGaacttcatcctcgccgacatggacggccGCGCATCCCGCGAGAATCGCGCGTGCGCAAGCTGCATCTCCAAGCTGACACCCAGCGAAATCGGCCAGGTCAACTGGCATCTTGCCCAAGACCAGGCCTGCCGCCTCTGCCAAGTCGCACAATGCAAACCCGAGGCCTTCACCAAGCCATTCTGCGACTTCCTGCAGGAAAATCCCACCGTGTTCCACACCGTCGACTACTTCAAGCGCAAGTTGAGTGACAGCGGCTTTGAAGAGGTACGCCAGACACAAACAAACTCCAGGTTGTGAAGAGGCATCGCCGAAATAGTGCTAACACATCGCAGCTCTCCGCGCGAGACTCGTGGAATGGCAAAGTCCACCCCGGAGGCAAGTACTGGGTCACCCGCAACGGCAgcaccatcatcgccttcaCCGTCGGCGCTGCCTACAAGCCCGGCAACGGCGTGGCCATGATCGGCGGACACATCGACGCCCTCACCGCGCGCCTCAAGCCCATCAGCAACCGGCCCAGCAGAGCAGGCTACGTGCAGCTCGGCGTGGCCCAGTACGCCGGCGGCCTCAACCAGACCTGGTGGGATCGCGACCTCAGCATCGGCGGCCGTGTCGTGGTTCGCGACCCCGAAACCGGCAAGACGTCCACCAAGCTCGTCAAGCTTGACTGGCCGATTGCCAAGATTCCCACCCTCGCGCCTCACTTTGGCGTGGGCATGTttggcaacaacaacaaggagACGCAGGCCGTCCCCGTCATCGGCCTCCAGAGCTCGTCCCAGCATGATGCCGAGCCTCTCGGCCCCGAGGGCGCCTTTGTCAACACCCAGCCGCCCAGGCTCGTGCAGCTCATCGCCAAGCAGCTCGGCATCACCAGCTACGCCTCCATCCTCAACTGGGAGCTCGAGCTGTACGACAGCCAGCCCGCGCAAACATTGGGCATGGACAGGGAGTTCATCACGGCCGGCCGAATCGACGACAAGCTCTGCTCCTGGGCCGCCCTGACGGGTCTCCTTGCCGCCGACACCAACACTGACGACAGCTACATCAAGCTCGTCGCGCTcttcgacgacgaggaaatcGGCTCCTTGCTTCGACAGGGCGCCCGCAGCAACTTCCTTCCCATTGTCATTGAGCGCACCGTTGAGGCCCTCAACCCGTCCACCTACGGGCCCGGGCTCCTCGGCCAAACGTACGCCAAGTCGTTCCTCCTCTCCGCGGACGTTACCCACGCCGGCAACCCCAACTTTTTGGAGAATTACCTGGACGACCACGTGCCGCAGCTGAACGTCGGCATAGCCATCTGCGGTGACTCCAACGGCAACATGACCACAGACGCCGTGTCGACCGCCATACTCCGAAGGGTTGGCGAGATTATCGGTGCCAAAACCCAGGATTTCCAGATCCGCAACGATTCGAGAAGCGGTGGGACCATCGGCCCTTCCTTGTCCAGCGCCATGGGCTGCAGGGCTGCAGACGCCGGGCTCGCCCAGTTGAGCATGCATTCTGTTCGCGCCACGACGGGAGCCCTGGACCCAGGTTTGGGCGTCAAGTTCTTCAAGGGATTCTTAGATTTGTGGGAGCAAATCGACGGGGAGTGGTCCTGAAGCgacttcctttttttttcacccaTTGTGTATCTAGACTGGTATCATAGATCATGGTATCATAGATGAGGAGTTCCAAGAGTGAGTGCATTTCTTGTAATAAAGATGGCGGGATCGCGCACACCATGCCATAGAGTATAAAGCTAGACATGCTATCTAGAATATAAAACTTGCGAATATTACATGCGCGCTTTTTCATGCTACGGGAAAAAATGACATGACACCCACATGACGGCGCCCGCTTCGTCAACCTCGAGCCTCACCTGCCTCCAGCAAGCTCGCTACCTctgcctcgtcatcctcgtcatcctcatcttcctcttcgtcgctTTGCTCAATGGCTTCATCCTC
The DNA window shown above is from Metarhizium brunneum chromosome 1, complete sequence and carries:
- the APE1 gene encoding Vacuolar aminopeptidase 1, with the translated sequence MTRRTPLPSPQSSVLPLRQPSAPAPAPAPAPVTTTITTASPKSKNFILADMDGRASRENRACASCISKLTPSEIGQVNWHLAQDQACRLCQVAQCKPEAFTKPFCDFLQENPTVFHTVDYFKRKLSDSGFEELSARDSWNGKVHPGGKYWVTRNGSTIIAFTVGAAYKPGNGVAMIGGHIDALTARLKPISNRPSRAGYVQLGVAQYAGGLNQTWWDRDLSIGGRVVVRDPETGKTSTKLVKLDWPIAKIPTLAPHFGVGMFGNNNKETQAVPVIGLQSSSQHDAEPLGPEGAFVNTQPPRLVQLIAKQLGITSYASILNWELELYDSQPAQTLGMDREFITAGRIDDKLCSWAALTGLLAADTNTDDSYIKLVALFDDEEIGSLLRQGARSNFLPIVIERTVEALNPSTYGPGLLGQTYAKSFLLSADVTHAGNPNFLENYLDDHVPQLNVGIAICGDSNGNMTTDAVSTAILRRVGEIIGAKTQDFQIRNDSRSGGTIGPSLSSAMGCRAADAGLAQLSMHSVRATTGALDPGLGVKFFKGFLDLWEQIDGEWS